TGTTTACGTTTTCGCAGCGAACTTGCACCGAAAACACTAAAAGCTAGGAAACTTAAAACTGAAGTTGGTTCGGGTACTTTTTGAGTAGGATCTTCCGGTATATATCCAAACACCGTTGTGCTTATTTCCACGTAATCTAATGCGACATAAGGTTCTGGGTTTACATCAGTTGTGACAAAATTTAGTTTGAGATAACCATCATAACCTGTGCCATCTTCTGAGAGAGAAAAGATATCATTAAAAGCAACTTCTGCAAATCCTCCTAAGATTTGACCATCTTCTCCATTAATAGGAACCACCGTTGATAATTGTTGTGCAAACTTGGTACCATCTTGACGAGTAAATTTGACTTTTCCTAAATGATCTAAATCGCCATAGGTAAAGTTTAAAAATAGGGGACTATCGGGAATAATGTCTGCACTATCAACAAAAAAGTCAAAGACAAATTTGGCATTGTCAAACCTTAAACCAGAACCAGGTTTATAACCTTTTGACAAAGCAACATCAGTGAAGCGCGAACCCCTAGTTCCGATATTAGTAAAACCGCTACCCGTAACCGCAATATTATTTTTCTCTTCAGTTGAACGATAATCGAAATTGTCTCTGGTACTAGCTGCAACATAACCATCTCTGTTGCGGTCTGCGAGAAAGTCACCGGAACT
The window above is part of the Oscillatoria salina IIICB1 genome. Proteins encoded here:
- a CDS encoding PEP-CTERM sorting domain-containing protein produces the protein MVPINGEDGQILGGFAEVAFNDIFSLSEDGTGYDGYLKLNFVTTDVNPEPYVALDYVEISTTVFGYIPEDPTQKVPEPTSVLSFLAFSVFGASSLRKRKQTKKAITXLKRKQAKKAITYDNS